The following coding sequences are from one Thermaerobacter subterraneus DSM 13965 window:
- the selA gene encoding L-seryl-tRNA(Sec) selenium transferase, with the protein MESGRSGPAEGLRGLPAVHRLLGHPAVRAAAAGPAAGWATAVVREVLEDERRRRWQGEEPRTADELAALAARQLQALTRPSLRPVINATGVVLHTNLGRAPLAREAVEAAAAVAAGYSTLEYDTGSGGRGSRLEHVRHLLRRLTGAEDALVVNNNAAAVFLVLAALASGREVVVSRGQLVEIGGSFRIPEILAASGARLVEVGTTNKTRLSDYEAAIGPDTALLLRVHTSNYRIIGFTASVPLSDLVALGRRHALPVVDDLGSGLLLPPAGPEAAGLASEPAVRDSVAQGADLVTFSGDKLLGGPQAGIIAGRADLIARLRRHPLMRALRCDKLVLAALEATLRLYLDPEAARRQVPVLAMLSRSPEELARAARRLATRLRRALGPRARIRLAAGESQAGGGSLPEVPWPTTLVGIEAPGLPAAALAAALRQGEPPVVARVQDQVLWFDPRTLLPGDERVLVDTVVAALDRLGPGA; encoded by the coding sequence ATGGAATCCGGACGGTCCGGTCCGGCGGAGGGCCTGCGCGGCCTCCCGGCGGTGCACCGCCTGCTGGGGCACCCGGCCGTGCGGGCGGCCGCCGCGGGTCCTGCCGCAGGCTGGGCGACGGCCGTCGTCCGGGAGGTGCTCGAGGACGAGCGCCGGCGCCGCTGGCAGGGAGAGGAACCCCGCACGGCGGACGAGCTGGCGGCCCTTGCCGCCCGGCAGCTGCAAGCCTTGACGCGCCCCTCGCTGCGGCCCGTCATCAACGCCACCGGAGTGGTCCTGCACACCAACCTGGGCCGGGCCCCCCTGGCCCGGGAGGCGGTGGAGGCCGCGGCCGCCGTGGCCGCCGGCTACTCCACCCTGGAATACGATACCGGGTCGGGAGGCCGCGGCTCGCGGCTCGAGCACGTGCGCCACCTGCTGCGGCGGCTGACCGGCGCAGAAGACGCCCTGGTGGTCAACAACAACGCCGCGGCCGTGTTCCTGGTGCTGGCGGCCCTCGCCTCCGGCCGGGAGGTGGTGGTGTCCCGCGGCCAGCTGGTGGAGATCGGCGGTTCCTTCCGCATCCCCGAGATTTTGGCCGCCAGCGGTGCCCGGCTGGTGGAGGTGGGGACCACCAACAAGACCCGCCTGTCGGACTACGAGGCCGCCATCGGTCCCGACACGGCGCTGCTCCTGCGGGTCCACACCAGCAACTACCGCATCATCGGCTTCACCGCCAGCGTCCCCCTGTCCGACCTGGTGGCCCTGGGCCGGCGGCACGCCCTGCCGGTGGTGGACGATTTGGGCAGCGGCCTTTTGCTCCCGCCCGCCGGGCCGGAGGCAGCAGGGCTGGCCAGCGAGCCGGCCGTTCGGGACAGCGTGGCCCAAGGAGCCGATCTGGTGACCTTCAGCGGCGACAAGCTGCTGGGAGGCCCCCAGGCGGGCATCATCGCCGGCCGGGCCGACCTGATCGCCCGCCTGCGCCGGCACCCGCTGATGCGGGCCCTGCGGTGCGACAAGCTGGTGCTGGCCGCCCTCGAAGCCACCCTGCGCCTTTACCTCGATCCCGAAGCGGCCCGCCGCCAGGTGCCGGTGCTGGCCATGCTGTCCCGGTCGCCGGAGGAACTGGCCCGAGCGGCCCGGCGGCTGGCGACCCGCCTGCGCCGTGCCCTGGGCCCCCGGGCCCGCATCCGGCTGGCCGCCGGCGAGTCCCAGGCCGGTGGGGGGAGCCTGCCCGAGGTCCCCTGGCCCACCACCCTGGTAGGCATCGAAGCGCCCGGTCTTCCCGCGGCCGCCCTGGCGGCGGCGCTGCGCCAGGGGGAGCCGCCGGTGGTTGCGCGGGTCCAGGACCAGGTCCTGTGGTTCGACCCGCGCACCCTGCTCCCCGGGGACGAGCGGGTGCTCGTCGACACCGTAGTCGCTGCCCTGGATCGCCTGGGGCCGGGCGCATAG